A portion of the Natronococcus sp. AD-5 genome contains these proteins:
- a CDS encoding archease encodes MAFELRDHTADVAVAATGDTLEAVFAAVADGLAAASCDDVPVDVGERFSVSVTAERREALLFDFLDELIYLRDVRAALPVDHRVETIDELGSEGWRLEASAREVPLAEIDAREVKAVTYSEMRLEETADGWEAYVVFDV; translated from the coding sequence ATGGCGTTCGAACTACGCGATCACACCGCCGACGTCGCGGTCGCGGCCACCGGCGACACGCTCGAGGCGGTCTTCGCGGCGGTGGCGGACGGCCTCGCGGCCGCGTCGTGCGACGACGTGCCGGTCGACGTCGGCGAACGGTTCTCCGTCTCGGTCACGGCGGAGCGCCGCGAGGCGCTGCTGTTCGACTTTCTGGACGAACTGATCTACCTGCGGGACGTCCGGGCGGCGCTGCCCGTCGACCACCGCGTCGAGACGATCGACGAACTGGGATCGGAGGGGTGGCGACTCGAGGCCAGCGCCCGCGAGGTGCCCCTCGCAGAGATCGACGCCCGCGAGGTGAAAGCCGTCACGTACTCGGAGATGCGACTCGAGGAGACCGCCGACGGCTGGGAGGCCTACGTCGTCTTCGACGTCTGA
- the moaA gene encoding GTP 3',8-cyclase MoaA, with amino-acid sequence MLTDEFGREVTGVRVSLTDRCNFDCVYCHNEGLGDTRGPMAPQDDEMSADDVVRFLEVAAEFDVDSVKFTGGEPMLRQDLEEIIERAPDRMEVSLTTNGTFLPGRAEDLVDAGLERVNVSQDALDPEDFAAVTKSGAYEKVLEGVDAALDAGLDPVKLNMVVFEHTAGYVPEMVEHVAENDGLQLQLIEYMPELTGKPEWNIDIQRVHDWLAEQADEIEHREMHDRKRYWVDGGMVEIVDPVENPTFCANCHRVRVTHQGYLKGCLNRNDDLRPMGEMTKPEIREAFREVVANRVPYYGEYMIRNDEGEWEINDEYIEEYAEA; translated from the coding sequence ATGTTGACCGACGAATTCGGGCGCGAGGTGACGGGGGTTCGGGTCTCGCTCACCGATCGGTGTAACTTCGACTGCGTCTACTGCCACAACGAGGGGCTCGGCGACACCCGCGGTCCCATGGCCCCCCAGGACGACGAGATGTCCGCCGACGACGTCGTTCGCTTCCTCGAGGTCGCCGCCGAGTTCGACGTCGATTCGGTCAAGTTCACCGGCGGCGAACCGATGCTCCGACAGGATTTAGAGGAGATCATCGAACGCGCGCCCGACCGGATGGAAGTCTCTCTCACGACGAACGGAACCTTTCTCCCCGGCCGAGCCGAGGATCTCGTCGACGCCGGCTTGGAGCGAGTCAACGTCTCCCAGGACGCCCTCGATCCCGAGGACTTCGCCGCCGTGACCAAAAGCGGCGCCTACGAGAAGGTGCTCGAGGGCGTCGACGCCGCCCTGGATGCGGGGCTGGATCCGGTCAAGCTCAACATGGTCGTCTTCGAGCACACGGCGGGCTACGTGCCGGAGATGGTCGAACACGTCGCGGAGAACGACGGGCTCCAGCTCCAGCTGATCGAGTACATGCCCGAACTGACGGGCAAGCCGGAGTGGAACATCGACATCCAGCGGGTCCACGATTGGCTCGCCGAGCAGGCAGACGAGATCGAACACCGGGAGATGCACGATCGCAAGCGCTACTGGGTCGACGGTGGAATGGTCGAGATCGTCGACCCCGTCGAGAACCCCACCTTCTGCGCGAACTGCCACCGCGTTCGAGTCACCCACCAGGGCTACCTGAAGGGCTGTCTCAACCGTAACGACGACCTCCGCCCGATGGGCGAGATGACTAAACCCGAGATCCGCGAGGCCTTCCGCGAGGTCGTCGCGAACCGGGTCCCCTACTACGGCGAGTACATGATCCGGAACGACGAGGGCGAGTGGGAGATCAACGACGAGTACATCGAGGAGTACGCCGAAGCGTAG
- a CDS encoding 30S ribosomal protein S4 produces the protein MPLGTDTKQYETPNHPYQGERIANEHSLLDRYGLSNKEELWRAQSQLRSYRREARDLLGQAQDDETVIRRSDEFLGRLKRVGILDEADELGDVLSLEIEDVLERRLQTVVYRKGLANTTQQARQFITHGHVVVDGQRHRIPSYVVDVDEEDLVDFEENSPLADELHPERAEGQ, from the coding sequence ATGCCGCTCGGCACTGACACCAAACAGTACGAGACGCCGAATCACCCCTACCAGGGAGAACGCATCGCGAACGAGCACTCCTTGCTCGACCGCTACGGCCTCAGCAACAAGGAAGAGCTCTGGCGAGCGCAGTCCCAGCTTCGCTCCTACCGGCGCGAGGCCCGCGACCTGCTCGGTCAGGCCCAGGACGACGAGACCGTCATCCGACGCTCCGATGAGTTCCTCGGACGGCTCAAGCGCGTCGGCATCCTCGACGAGGCAGACGAACTCGGCGACGTGCTGTCGCTCGAGATCGAGGACGTTCTCGAGCGCCGTCTCCAAACGGTCGTCTACCGCAAGGGGCTCGCCAACACGACCCAGCAGGCCCGCCAGTTCATCACGCACGGGCACGTCGTGGTCGACGGCCAGCGCCACCGGATCCCGTCGTACGTCGTCGACGTCGACGAGGAGGATCTCGTCGACTTCGAGGAGAACAGCCCGCTTGCGGACGAACTCCACCCGGAACGAGCGGAGGGTCAGTAA
- a CDS encoding helix-turn-helix domain-containing protein, whose product MSTIAELAIPAEEFALWHTLDATTGLDVEIERVVAYDPDHVMPYVWLLGDEATLADADDALAADSTVDEAELLSDIGGERLYRMNWIDDVTVILHLLTEEQATVLDATVENTQWRFRVLFPERDALSRTYEFATDQGVSIDLQKIHRLDETRHGRFDLTDAQHETLVAALDRGYYDIPRTIDMEKLSDELEISHQALSERLRRAHRALVEEAIGVDEPAGDE is encoded by the coding sequence ATGAGCACCATCGCCGAACTCGCTATTCCCGCCGAGGAGTTCGCACTGTGGCACACGCTCGATGCCACGACGGGTCTCGACGTCGAGATCGAACGCGTCGTCGCCTACGATCCCGACCACGTCATGCCCTACGTCTGGTTGCTCGGCGACGAAGCGACGCTCGCGGACGCCGACGACGCGCTCGCGGCGGATTCGACCGTCGACGAGGCCGAACTCCTCTCCGATATCGGCGGCGAGCGCCTCTACCGGATGAACTGGATCGACGACGTCACCGTCATCTTGCACCTGCTCACCGAGGAACAGGCGACGGTGCTCGACGCCACGGTCGAGAACACGCAGTGGCGCTTTCGCGTGCTCTTCCCGGAGCGGGACGCGCTGTCTCGCACCTACGAGTTCGCCACCGACCAGGGGGTGTCGATCGATCTCCAGAAGATCCACCGGCTCGACGAGACCCGCCACGGTCGGTTCGACCTGACCGACGCCCAGCACGAGACGCTCGTCGCGGCGCTCGATCGCGGCTACTACGACATCCCCCGGACGATCGACATGGAGAAACTGTCGGACGAGCTCGAGATCTCCCACCAGGCGCTGTCCGAACGGTTGCGGCGGGCCCACCGAGCCCTGGTCGAGGAGGCGATCGGCGTCGACGAACCCGCGGGCGACGAGTGA
- a CDS encoding RtcB family protein, with translation MTTFDADGITLEQVREYVWEIPREGGMRAPARVLASEPLLEEIKEDKTLEQIRNTAHLPGITNYAICMPDGHQGYGFPVGGVGALDAENGCISPGAVGYDINCGVRMMRTNLTYDELRGREEELVESLFANIPTGLGGGGVVEAGVDTVDEILARGVDWALEHGHAVEEDLLHCEDEGMREGADPEKVSQKAKDRGKNQIGSLGSGNHFLEVQRVTDVFDDEVGEAFGLSEEQIVVLIHCGSRGLGHQTCNDYLRKIEQQHEGLLDQLPDKELAAAPAGSQLAEDYYGAMNAAINFAWVNRQLIMHRTRRVFERVFDRSWEEMDMQLLYDVAHNIAKKELHDVDGEERELYVHRKGATRAFPAGHPEVPKAYRAVGQPVIIPGSMGAGSFVLRGGENSMDLTFGSTAHGAGRLMSRTQAKNEYWGGDVKQELEDQQQIYVKAQTGATVAEEAPGVYKDVDEVVRVSDELGIGDKVARTFPVCNIKG, from the coding sequence ATGACCACGTTCGACGCGGACGGCATCACGCTCGAGCAAGTTCGCGAGTACGTCTGGGAGATCCCCCGGGAAGGGGGGATGCGGGCTCCCGCGCGGGTACTCGCCAGCGAGCCCCTGCTCGAGGAGATCAAGGAGGACAAGACCCTCGAACAGATCAGGAACACCGCCCACCTGCCGGGGATCACGAACTACGCGATCTGCATGCCCGACGGCCACCAGGGCTACGGCTTCCCGGTCGGCGGCGTCGGCGCGCTGGACGCCGAGAACGGCTGCATCTCGCCGGGCGCGGTCGGCTACGACATCAACTGCGGCGTCCGGATGATGCGCACGAACCTCACCTACGACGAGCTCCGGGGTCGCGAGGAGGAGCTCGTGGAGTCGCTGTTCGCCAACATCCCGACGGGGCTCGGCGGCGGGGGGGTCGTCGAGGCCGGCGTCGACACCGTCGACGAGATCCTGGCCCGGGGCGTCGACTGGGCGCTCGAGCACGGCCACGCCGTCGAGGAGGACCTCTTGCACTGCGAGGACGAGGGGATGCGCGAGGGTGCGGACCCCGAGAAGGTGAGTCAGAAGGCCAAAGACCGCGGGAAGAACCAGATCGGCTCGCTGGGGTCGGGGAACCACTTCCTCGAGGTTCAGCGCGTGACCGACGTCTTCGACGACGAGGTTGGCGAGGCGTTCGGGCTCTCCGAGGAACAGATCGTCGTCCTGATCCACTGCGGCTCCCGCGGGCTGGGCCACCAGACCTGCAACGACTACCTGCGCAAGATCGAGCAACAGCACGAGGGCCTCCTCGACCAGCTGCCGGACAAGGAGCTGGCCGCGGCGCCCGCCGGCTCGCAGCTCGCCGAGGACTACTACGGGGCGATGAACGCGGCGATCAACTTCGCGTGGGTCAACCGCCAGCTGATCATGCACCGCACCCGGCGGGTCTTCGAGCGCGTGTTCGACCGCTCCTGGGAGGAGATGGACATGCAGCTCCTGTACGACGTGGCCCACAACATCGCGAAGAAAGAACTCCACGATGTCGACGGGGAAGAACGCGAGCTCTACGTCCACCGCAAGGGCGCGACGCGGGCGTTCCCGGCGGGCCACCCCGAGGTCCCGAAGGCGTACCGCGCCGTCGGTCAGCCGGTCATCATCCCCGGGAGCATGGGCGCCGGCAGCTTCGTCCTGCGCGGCGGCGAGAACTCGATGGATCTCACCTTCGGCTCGACCGCACACGGCGCGGGGCGGCTGATGAGCCGCACGCAGGCGAAAAACGAGTATTGGGGCGGCGACGTAAAGCAGGAACTCGAGGACCAGCAGCAAATCTACGTGAAGGCCCAGACGGGCGCCACGGTCGCCGAGGAGGCGCCGGGCGTCTACAAGGACGTCGACGAGGTCGTCCGGGTCTCCGACGAACTCGGCATCGGCGACAAGGTCGCGCGGACGTTCCCCGTCTGCAACATCAAGGGATAA
- a CDS encoding DUF7519 family protein → MTEITRRPAVRSSAVAGAAAFVAVVAAGIGSVGGVAFAAFGLVILATGLIRGHGRSVDAGGLVLFFGVVAGGLETNAVEPTVVGTIATVVAWDVAHGAIDVGDQLGREAETTRLEAVQVVSSLLVGLLSGTAGYAVYAVGADGQPVAAVVLLVVAAVLIVVGFGGRRSERSTRRRRQRTRGR, encoded by the coding sequence ATGACCGAAATTACCCGTCGTCCGGCAGTTCGCTCCAGCGCCGTTGCGGGTGCGGCCGCGTTCGTCGCCGTCGTCGCCGCCGGGATCGGCTCCGTCGGCGGAGTCGCGTTCGCCGCGTTCGGTCTCGTGATCCTCGCCACGGGTCTGATCCGCGGCCACGGCCGATCGGTCGACGCCGGCGGGCTCGTGCTCTTCTTCGGCGTCGTCGCCGGCGGGCTCGAGACGAACGCGGTCGAACCTACGGTAGTCGGAACGATCGCGACGGTCGTCGCCTGGGACGTCGCCCACGGCGCGATCGACGTCGGCGATCAGCTCGGCCGGGAGGCGGAGACGACCCGACTCGAGGCGGTGCAGGTCGTCTCGAGTCTCCTCGTCGGCCTGCTGTCCGGGACGGCCGGGTACGCGGTCTACGCCGTCGGGGCCGACGGCCAACCGGTCGCCGCCGTCGTCCTGCTGGTGGTCGCAGCGGTGCTCATCGTCGTCGGATTCGGCGGCCGGCGGTCGGAGCGTTCGACTCGGCGTCGGCGACAGCGGACGCGCGGGCGCTGA
- a CDS encoding 30S ribosomal protein S9 → MVTNTSGKKKTAVARATVREGEGRVRINSKPVELVEPEMSRLKMLEPFRIAGDELRSEMDIDVRIEGGGISGQADAVRTAIARGIVQHTNDAELRDAYMEFDRSLLVNDVRQSEPKKWGGPGARARYQKSYR, encoded by the coding sequence ATGGTAACGAACACGAGTGGCAAGAAAAAGACCGCCGTCGCCCGCGCGACCGTTCGCGAGGGCGAGGGCCGCGTTCGAATCAACTCGAAGCCGGTCGAACTGGTCGAGCCCGAGATGTCGCGTCTCAAGATGCTCGAGCCGTTTCGCATCGCTGGCGACGAACTCCGCAGCGAGATGGACATCGACGTGCGCATCGAAGGCGGCGGCATCAGCGGACAGGCGGACGCCGTCCGCACCGCCATCGCGCGCGGCATCGTCCAGCACACGAACGACGCCGAACTCCGCGACGCCTACATGGAGTTCGACCGCTCGCTGCTGGTCAACGACGTTCGCCAGTCCGAACCGAAGAAGTGGGGCGGCCCGGGCGCTCGGGCTCGCTACCAGAAGTCCTACCGCTAA
- a CDS encoding 50S ribosomal protein L18e, whose protein sequence is MSSKTNPRLNDLIAELKSTSRETDADIWRDVADRLEKPRRTHAEVNLGRIERYAREEETVVVPGKVLGSGALQKNVTVAAVDFSSSAETKIEQVGDTVPLEQALEENPEGSNVRVIR, encoded by the coding sequence ATGAGTAGCAAAACGAACCCGAGGCTCAACGATCTCATCGCCGAGCTGAAGTCGACGTCCCGCGAGACGGACGCCGACATCTGGCGAGACGTTGCGGATCGACTCGAGAAGCCCCGTCGCACCCACGCTGAGGTGAACCTGGGCCGCATCGAGCGGTACGCACGCGAAGAAGAGACCGTCGTCGTTCCCGGCAAGGTGCTGGGATCCGGCGCACTACAGAAGAACGTCACCGTCGCGGCCGTCGACTTCTCGTCCTCGGCCGAGACGAAGATCGAACAGGTCGGCGACACGGTACCGCTCGAGCAAGCGCTCGAAGAGAACCCAGAAGGATCCAACGTCCGGGTGATTCGATGA
- a CDS encoding 30S ribosomal protein S13, with the protein MSEEEPQEQEDEDLQYFVRIGQTDLDGTKSVERSLSEMNGIGRRTARIIANEAGVDRTATFGRLDDDVIDEVVELVENYADEVPDWLNNRQHDFYTGETTHEIGNDLQLTRQHDINRMKMIDSYKGARHKRGQKVRGQRTKSTGRTEGTIGVNVEEIREEAEEAAEEEGGE; encoded by the coding sequence ATGAGCGAGGAAGAACCTCAAGAACAAGAGGACGAAGACCTTCAGTACTTCGTCCGCATCGGTCAAACCGACCTCGACGGGACGAAGTCCGTCGAGCGCTCGCTCTCGGAGATGAACGGGATCGGTCGACGGACCGCCCGGATCATCGCCAACGAAGCGGGCGTCGACCGAACGGCGACGTTCGGTCGACTCGACGACGACGTCATCGACGAGGTCGTCGAACTCGTAGAGAACTACGCTGACGAAGTCCCCGACTGGCTCAACAACCGCCAGCACGACTTCTACACCGGAGAGACGACCCACGAGATCGGCAACGATCTCCAGTTGACCCGGCAGCACGACATCAACCGGATGAAGATGATCGACTCCTACAAGGGCGCTCGCCACAAGCGCGGCCAGAAGGTCCGCGGACAGCGCACCAAGTCCACCGGTCGTACGGAGGGCACCATCGGGGTCAACGTCGAAGAGATCCGCGAAGAAGCCGAAGAAGCCGCGGAAGAGGAGGGTGGTGAATAA
- a CDS encoding 50S ribosomal protein L13: protein MSIAEFDADVVVDARDCILGRVASQVAQRALDGERVAIVNAEDAVITGDKEDVFGTYRKRLQLGSDSGPYYPRRPDTIFKRSVRGMLPYKKDRGREALDNVRVYVGNPYEDDDREAEVLEDTSLDRLSNIRFVHLHEVSEQLGANVTW, encoded by the coding sequence ATGAGTATCGCAGAGTTCGACGCGGACGTCGTCGTCGACGCCCGCGACTGTATTCTCGGTCGCGTCGCCAGCCAGGTCGCCCAGCGCGCCCTCGACGGCGAGCGCGTCGCGATCGTCAACGCCGAAGACGCCGTCATCACCGGCGACAAGGAAGACGTCTTCGGAACCTACCGCAAGCGGCTGCAGCTCGGCTCCGACAGCGGGCCGTACTACCCCCGCCGGCCGGACACGATCTTCAAGCGGTCCGTTCGCGGAATGCTGCCGTACAAGAAGGACCGCGGCCGCGAGGCGTTGGACAACGTCCGCGTCTACGTCGGCAACCCCTACGAGGACGACGACCGCGAGGCCGAAGTCCTCGAGGACACGTCGCTGGATCGACTCTCGAACATTCGCTTCGTGCACCTGCACGAGGTCAGCGAACAGTTAGGTGCTAACGTCACATGGTAA
- a CDS encoding DNA-directed RNA polymerase subunit D: MSEEYDVEFAEREDREARFLVRGVTPAFANGIRRAMVADVPTMAIDTVRFIENSSVMFDEQLALRLGLVPLTTPPEGEFVEDDTVTLSIDVEGPATAYSGDLVSSDELVQPADENVPIIDLKDGQRLEAEADAVIERGKNHAKHQGGVAVGYRHLQRVEVVDDLPEFEEQESQIVRGVIEEDGELVSTSEFDHDLSKRYPGKEVRVEDVPNAFVFHVETDGSFTIEELVTRAADTIEARATELEEAVQL; encoded by the coding sequence ATGAGTGAAGAGTACGACGTCGAGTTCGCCGAACGCGAGGATCGCGAGGCGCGGTTCCTCGTCCGCGGCGTGACGCCCGCGTTCGCTAACGGCATCCGTCGCGCGATGGTCGCCGACGTGCCGACGATGGCGATCGACACCGTCCGGTTCATCGAGAACTCGTCGGTCATGTTCGACGAGCAGCTCGCGCTCCGGCTCGGGCTCGTCCCGCTGACGACGCCCCCCGAAGGCGAGTTCGTCGAGGACGATACCGTCACGCTCTCGATCGACGTCGAAGGACCAGCCACCGCCTACTCCGGCGATCTCGTCTCGAGCGACGAGCTCGTCCAGCCCGCGGACGAGAACGTCCCGATCATCGACCTCAAGGACGGACAGCGTCTCGAGGCCGAGGCGGACGCCGTGATCGAGCGCGGGAAAAACCACGCGAAACACCAGGGCGGCGTCGCGGTCGGCTACCGACACCTCCAGCGCGTGGAGGTCGTCGACGACCTGCCGGAGTTCGAAGAGCAGGAGTCTCAGATCGTCCGCGGCGTGATCGAAGAGGACGGCGAGCTCGTGTCGACGAGCGAGTTCGACCACGACCTCTCGAAGCGCTATCCGGGCAAGGAGGTCCGGGTCGAGGACGTTCCGAACGCCTTCGTCTTCCACGTGGAGACGGACGGCTCGTTCACGATCGAGGAACTGGTCACGCGGGCTGCCGACACGATCGAAGCGCGTGCGACCGAACTCGAAGAGGCAGTACAGCTTTAG
- a CDS encoding DUF58 domain-containing protein — MNFRTALLALGLAAFLGGVAALFGLLDIGLSRSIIVIAGLAGVVIAIRALLDRGHTNRTPTPDPERRTAVPAPGESPAESIDAFRTAETSSYRPTGRRTTEGLRAAATAVLTRFGGRTEEEAVRQLESGSWTDDPTAAAFLSPSLDAPPRSLRERLAAVTGSESRFHAGVRHAAAAIAAIGYDDDPTGRALPRYDPSGDGRTDDDRKTRTTTKVVDGVARVRERPTDYWYGIGVVALFAVGIGVVSESPAVVLAGVVGVGYAAFSRALEPPELEVAVERRLSDDEPEPGDEIDVTVTITNERDAFVPDLRFVDGVPSGMAVADGSSRLGTALRPGESVALEYTVAVRRGSHEFDPALAVVRDLSRSAEREYLVGSETTVVCEPTLRPIAAPVPLRATAASFSGRLRTADGGSGTTFHSVREYRKSDPLARVDWNRRAKTGELATLEFHEERAARVVVLVDARQAAYLAPEPDAPHAVDRSVAAAGRIGASLLAEGDTVGLAGIGPAGWNDDAESAAESCWLAPASGRHHEVQFSELLATHPQFSATPPTEEGRWLWQLRALRRRLSAETQIVLLTPLCDYVSADLARRLDARGHPVTVVSPDPTADETVGERLARVARRVRRFDLQRAGVPVVDWPADESIDEAFARHAAGGRR, encoded by the coding sequence GTGAACTTCCGAACGGCGCTGCTCGCGCTGGGACTGGCCGCGTTCCTCGGCGGCGTCGCGGCCCTGTTCGGCTTGCTCGACATCGGGCTCTCACGGTCGATCATCGTCATCGCCGGTCTCGCCGGGGTCGTGATCGCGATTCGAGCGCTGCTCGACCGCGGTCACACGAACCGTACCCCCACGCCGGACCCCGAGCGCCGAACCGCCGTTCCCGCCCCCGGCGAGTCGCCGGCCGAATCGATCGACGCGTTTCGCACGGCCGAAACCAGCAGCTACAGGCCGACCGGACGGCGAACGACCGAGGGGTTGCGGGCGGCGGCGACCGCCGTTCTCACCCGCTTCGGCGGCCGCACGGAGGAGGAAGCCGTCCGGCAACTCGAGTCCGGGTCCTGGACCGACGATCCGACGGCGGCCGCGTTTCTCTCGCCCTCGCTCGACGCGCCGCCGCGATCGCTTCGCGAGCGACTCGCGGCCGTCACCGGCAGCGAGAGCCGCTTCCACGCGGGGGTCCGACACGCGGCCGCCGCCATCGCCGCGATCGGGTACGACGACGACCCTACCGGACGGGCCCTGCCGCGGTACGACCCGAGCGGCGACGGGCGGACCGACGACGATCGGAAGACGCGAACCACGACGAAAGTCGTCGACGGCGTCGCTCGAGTCCGCGAGCGCCCGACCGACTACTGGTACGGGATCGGCGTCGTCGCCCTGTTCGCCGTCGGTATCGGCGTCGTCTCCGAATCCCCCGCCGTCGTGCTCGCCGGCGTCGTCGGCGTCGGCTACGCCGCCTTTTCGCGCGCGCTCGAGCCGCCCGAACTCGAGGTGGCGGTCGAGCGCCGACTGAGCGACGACGAGCCGGAACCCGGCGACGAGATCGACGTCACCGTGACGATCACGAACGAGCGCGACGCGTTCGTCCCCGACCTGCGGTTCGTCGACGGCGTGCCCTCGGGAATGGCGGTCGCCGACGGTTCGAGCCGGCTCGGCACCGCGTTGCGACCCGGCGAGTCGGTCGCGCTCGAGTACACGGTCGCCGTCCGGCGCGGCAGTCACGAGTTCGACCCGGCGCTCGCGGTCGTGCGCGACCTCTCGCGGTCGGCCGAGCGCGAGTACCTGGTCGGCAGCGAGACGACCGTCGTCTGCGAGCCGACGCTCCGACCGATCGCGGCGCCCGTCCCGCTGCGGGCGACGGCGGCCTCGTTCTCCGGTCGGCTCCGGACGGCCGACGGCGGCTCGGGAACGACGTTTCACTCCGTCCGGGAGTACCGCAAGAGCGATCCGCTCGCGCGGGTCGACTGGAATCGCCGCGCCAAGACGGGCGAACTCGCGACGCTCGAGTTCCACGAGGAACGGGCGGCGCGCGTCGTCGTGCTGGTCGACGCGCGGCAGGCGGCGTACCTCGCCCCGGAGCCCGACGCCCCCCACGCCGTCGATCGATCGGTCGCCGCCGCGGGACGGATCGGCGCCTCGTTGCTCGCCGAGGGCGACACCGTCGGACTCGCCGGGATCGGCCCGGCCGGCTGGAACGACGACGCCGAATCTGCAGCGGAGTCGTGCTGGCTCGCACCCGCATCGGGCCGCCACCACGAGGTTCAGTTCTCGGAGCTGCTCGCGACGCATCCGCAGTTCTCGGCGACGCCGCCGACCGAGGAGGGGCGGTGGCTCTGGCAGCTGCGGGCGCTCAGACGACGGCTCTCGGCGGAGACGCAGATCGTCCTCCTCACGCCGCTCTGCGACTACGTGTCGGCGGACCTCGCTCGCCGACTCGACGCACGCGGACACCCGGTCACCGTCGTGAGTCCGGACCCGACGGCCGACGAGACCGTCGGCGAACGACTGGCTCGCGTCGCCCGCCGCGTTCGGCGATTTGACCTGCAGCGCGCGGGGGTTCCGGTCGTCGACTGGCCCGCCGACGAGTCGATCGACGAGGCGTTCGCCCGCCACGCCGCTGGTGGTCGCCGATGA
- a CDS encoding 30S ribosomal protein S11, which yields MSQDDDKWGIAHVHASFNNTVMTVTDLTGAETIAKSSGGTAVKQNRDEASPYAAMQMAESVAEEVKAAGITGLHVRVRGPGGNLQKSPGPGAQATIRALARSGIEIGRIEDVTPIPHDGSRAPKGKGGY from the coding sequence ATGAGTCAGGACGACGACAAGTGGGGAATCGCCCACGTGCACGCATCGTTCAACAACACCGTCATGACCGTGACCGACCTCACGGGCGCGGAGACGATCGCCAAGTCCTCCGGCGGGACGGCGGTCAAGCAGAACCGCGACGAGGCGTCGCCGTACGCGGCCATGCAGATGGCCGAGTCCGTCGCCGAGGAGGTCAAGGCTGCCGGCATCACGGGTCTGCACGTTCGCGTGCGCGGCCCCGGCGGCAACCTTCAGAAGTCCCCCGGACCGGGCGCACAGGCGACCATCCGCGCGCTCGCTCGCTCGGGTATCGAGATCGGTCGCATCGAGGACGTTACCCCGATCCCGCACGACGGATCGCGCGCACCGAAAGGGAAGGGCGGCTACTAA
- a CDS encoding DUF4129 domain-containing protein yields MSRNEPFIRLVAAVAGIVAIALAAATVRSPLETAGTGGTGGGGGSGAGQPPAAVPSGGGEIPPFLEYLVYAVIALLAIVVVWYLLANRRDAVKLIAIGVSVALVTAVLVYGLINAGDLVGSSNVSPQEPGNESPAFSEGGDEPGGDDGSSVPTDPLLVVLALITAAFVGGLVLSRGSGGSDGTASEPGAAAPTEAEADAAAVGSAAGRAADRIDEGAAVDNEVYRAWREMTALLEVERPESSTPREFAGAAVDAGLRRDHVEELTRLFEDVRYGDVETTSAMEERAASVLRRIETEYARDEGESVDTGADRTNARSGDSP; encoded by the coding sequence GTGTCACGCAACGAACCTTTCATCCGGCTCGTCGCCGCCGTCGCGGGCATCGTCGCGATCGCGCTGGCGGCGGCGACCGTCCGTTCCCCGCTCGAGACCGCCGGCACCGGCGGCACCGGCGGTGGCGGCGGTTCCGGCGCCGGCCAGCCGCCGGCCGCCGTGCCGTCCGGAGGCGGCGAGATCCCGCCCTTCCTCGAGTACCTCGTCTACGCCGTGATCGCCCTCCTCGCGATCGTCGTCGTCTGGTACCTCCTGGCGAACCGCCGAGACGCGGTGAAACTGATCGCGATCGGGGTATCCGTCGCGCTCGTCACCGCCGTCCTGGTGTACGGTCTCATCAACGCGGGCGACCTCGTGGGATCTTCCAACGTCTCGCCCCAGGAACCGGGCAACGAATCGCCCGCGTTTTCCGAGGGCGGCGACGAACCGGGAGGCGACGACGGCAGTTCGGTACCCACCGATCCGCTGCTCGTCGTCCTGGCGCTGATCACCGCCGCCTTCGTCGGCGGACTGGTTCTCTCGCGCGGGTCCGGCGGGAGCGACGGGACGGCGTCCGAACCCGGCGCCGCTGCGCCGACCGAAGCGGAGGCGGACGCCGCCGCAGTCGGCTCCGCCGCCGGTCGCGCGGCCGACCGGATCGACGAGGGGGCGGCCGTCGACAACGAGGTGTACCGCGCCTGGCGGGAGATGACGGCCCTGCTCGAGGTCGAGCGCCCCGAGTCGAGTACGCCGCGCGAGTTCGCCGGCGCGGCCGTCGACGCCGGACTGCGACGCGACCACGTCGAGGAACTCACGCGGCTGTTCGAGGACGTCAGGTACGGCGACGTCGAGACCACGTCGGCGATGGAGGAGCGTGCGGCGTCGGTTCTCCGACGGATCGAGACCGAGTACGCCCGCGACGAAGGGGAGTCGGTCGATACTGGAGCCGATCGGACGAACGCCCGCAGCGGTGATTCGCCGTGA